From Rhodopseudomonas palustris:
CCGCCGGGCTCGATCGGCGAATTGAAATGGGACGGCGGCAGCGGCACCTATTTCGGCGTCGATCCGAAACTCGGCGTGATCACCATCCTGATGCAGCAGACCGAGCGCGAACGGGGACGCGACGTGCCGGCATTCAAGAAGCTGGTCTACGACGCCTTGGCGGCGAGCGACTGAAGCAGCGCGCGCCGGCCGGCGAATGTCGACCAGGCCGACAGCGCCATCCGGCCCTTGATGCTCATCGCCTTTTCCAGCGCCAGCAATTGCTCGGGCTCGCAGCCGAGCCGCTGCTTGTAGTCGTAGCCGCCGGCGCCGAGATCGAATCTGCGGACGCCGTTTTCGATCAGCCAGCGGATGATCTCGCTCGCCAGCACGATGCCCGGCGAGCAGCGGCTCCATTGCTCGCCGAGATGGGCGAGCCGGACCGTCGTGCAGCTCTGCTGATGCAGCAGGCTGTAGGCGAGCGCCACGATGGTGCCGCCGGATTCCAGCACCGACAGCATCGCGAAGCGCTGCGCGACGCCGCGCTCGAACACTTCGCGATAGAAATTCGAATAGGCCGGCTGGTCGAGCACGTAGCGCTTGCCGCGCGTGGCGATCCGCGCGCGCTGGAAACGATCGAGCCGGTCGAGCAGACGGCTCGCCTCGACGTCGTCGGTGATCATGCGGGCGGTGGCGCCGCCGACCGCGTCGAAGGCGCGGTGATGTTGGCGTAGCGCCTTTCGGAATTTGCGTGGGCGCGATGCGAGGTAGTCGTCCCAACTGGCGGGCAGGGCGGCGGCGTTGCGCACCGAGCCGGGCGACGTGCCGGGCAGCATCGCCAGCGGATTGGCGCGGCCGTTGACGGCGCGCGGCAGGTTGCAAAGCCGGATCACATCGACCGGCGGCATCGCCGCGATCGCCGCCTCGAAAGCCTCGGCGGCCGCGGCGGGCGTCGTCGGCGCCGCCGGGCCGAGCAACGGAAAGCCGTAATCGGACACCGAAAGGTCGGCGAATTCGACCAGCGTCAGACCACAGAACCGCCGCAGCACCAGCGGCAGCAGCATCGCGATCTCGCCGCGCGAGCTGTCGCGGACGGTGATCAGCAGCGGCTCGACATCGGCCGACGGTGCCAGAACGCGCAGCCATGGCGCCAGCCAGTTCGGCGATTGAAACGGCGTCACTGCCGCATGCGGGCCGAGCGCGGCGGCGCGGCCGAGGAATCTGCCGACGTCCCGCGTAGAGTCGGCGATATAACGGCCAGCACCTTCCGCCGCCCATCCGATGGACCGTTCACAGGCTTCGAGCTGCAACATCGAATCTCGACTCGGGGCCGCCGCGGCATCACGTCGATGCGCGACCGAAGCGGCACAATGACACTCGTGTCGGCCGATTTCGTTGATCGGGTTCGGTTCTGGAGCGAATTTGCCGCGGCAGAGTTAACGAGACATCATCCGATTGCGAGACGTCTGCGGTACCGAATGTCGCAAGCCGGCTCGGGTCTGCTCGAGGCGCGGCGAGCGGACCGCAATGGCGACCCGGTCACCGCGTCGCGGCGAAATCGTCCGGTCGCAGTTCGACCGGCCGGCCGTGCGGGGTGCGGTCGGCGGCGTGGTCCCAGGCGTCGCGATAGCGCGTCTGCGTCGCGGCGCTGGCGACGCCCTTGTCGGCGATCAGCCGTTCCAGCGTCGCGAGCCAATGCAGGTAATAGGTGTCGCCATCGTCGGGGTCGCCGCGCTGCTGCGCGCGCTTGATCTCGTCGGCGAGCGCGGCCGCCCATTCCGGCCAGGTGAACAGTCCGCGCGCATGCAGCGTCACCGCCATCGCGAAGGCGTGCGCTTCCCAGGGCTCGCGGAACACCGGGCCGTCATCGTCGCGCGGCAGGCCCGGCACGCTCTGCGCCGCGACCGCGGCGGCCTCGGCCGTCATCGTGCCGGCTCCAGATAGCTCTCCCAGGCGTCGACCGAGATCCGCACCGTCGGGTCGCCGTCGTCGCCCCACAATTCGCGGCCGTCGAAGGTGACGGTGTAGAGCCATTGCGGCTGTTCGCCGGCGCCCAGCGCGTGGCTGTCCGGGAAAATATGCGCGCCATGGACCAGCTCGACGACGCCGGCATGGCCGCGGACATAGCGCGGCAGCCGCGTGTGGGTGTGCGGGTGGATGTTCCTGGCGCGGACGCGGTCGCCGATCGCGAAATGAGCCGGCGCCGACGCAGGACGTTCGGTCGGCGCGCCGCGCGCCAGCATCGGCCCGGCATCGTCTGCCGGCAGTGCTGCGACGTCGCGGCGCGGATGCAGCGGCCGGGCGGCGGCGATCTCGTCGGACGTGACCAGTCCACGTTCCGCCATCAGCCGCTCGAGGCCGGCGAGCCAGATCTGGTAGTAGCTCTTCGACAGATAATCCAACGGCGAACGGTTCTCGCGGGCGAATCGCGTCATGTCGATGTTCCAGCCACCGGGCCGCGCCATCGCCAGCGTCAGCGCGAAGGCGCGTCGCTCCCATGCGGCATGAAACAGCGGCTCGTTGGCCTCCGGCACCACCGGTCCGAAGCCGTCCATGCCGCCCATGTCGTGCGCGCCGTCCATCACACAGTCTCCGCCGGAGGCTGTGCCACGCCGGTGCCGATCATGCTGTCGCGGGTGACCAGATCGGCCAGTTGGTCCTCGCTGAAACCCTCGGTGCCATCGGGCCGCATCGGGATCACCAGATAGCGGATCTCCGCGGTCGAATCCCACACGCGGATCGCGGTGTCGCCGGGCAGGGTGACACCGAAATCGGCCAGCACCGCGCGCGGTTCCTTCACGGCGCGCGAACGGTACGGCGCGGATTTGTACCAGACCGGCGGCAGTCCGAGCACCGACCACGGATAGCAGGAGCACAGCGTGCACACGATCATATTGTGCGTCGCGGGCGTGTTCTCGACGGCGACGATATGCTCGCCCTGGCGGCCGGTGTAGCCGAGCTCGGCGATTGCGGCGGTCGCGTCCTTCAGCAGACGCGCGCGGTACGCCGGATCGGTCCAGGCTTTCGCCACGACACGGGCGCCGTTGCGGGGCCCGACCCTGGTTTCGTAGGTCTCGATCAGGATGTCGAGCGCGGCCGGCTCGACATAGCCTTTCTCGGTGAGGATGGTTTCGAGCGCGCGCACCCGCAGCTCTGTGTCCGACAATTCCGAATGGTCGTGATCGTGAGAATGGCCGTGGTGATGTTCGCTCATGCGACGCAACATAGATTGGAAATTGTTGCGCTGTCGAGCCGGGAAGCTGCTAGCCTCGGAACAACCAAGA
This genomic window contains:
- a CDS encoding GNAT family N-acetyltransferase, with amino-acid sequence MLQLEACERSIGWAAEGAGRYIADSTRDVGRFLGRAAALGPHAAVTPFQSPNWLAPWLRVLAPSADVEPLLITVRDSSRGEIAMLLPLVLRRFCGLTLVEFADLSVSDYGFPLLGPAAPTTPAAAAEAFEAAIAAMPPVDVIRLCNLPRAVNGRANPLAMLPGTSPGSVRNAAALPASWDDYLASRPRKFRKALRQHHRAFDAVGGATARMITDDVEASRLLDRLDRFQRARIATRGKRYVLDQPAYSNFYREVFERGVAQRFAMLSVLESGGTIVALAYSLLHQQSCTTVRLAHLGEQWSRCSPGIVLASEIIRWLIENGVRRFDLGAGGYDYKQRLGCEPEQLLALEKAMSIKGRMALSAWSTFAGRRALLQSLAAKAS
- a CDS encoding nitrile hydratase accessory protein, which encodes MTAEAAAVAAQSVPGLPRDDDGPVFREPWEAHAFAMAVTLHARGLFTWPEWAAALADEIKRAQQRGDPDDGDTYYLHWLATLERLIADKGVASAATQTRYRDAWDHAADRTPHGRPVELRPDDFAATR
- the nthB gene encoding nitrile hydratase subunit beta, coding for MDGAHDMGGMDGFGPVVPEANEPLFHAAWERRAFALTLAMARPGGWNIDMTRFARENRSPLDYLSKSYYQIWLAGLERLMAERGLVTSDEIAAARPLHPRRDVAALPADDAGPMLARGAPTERPASAPAHFAIGDRVRARNIHPHTHTRLPRYVRGHAGVVELVHGAHIFPDSHALGAGEQPQWLYTVTFDGRELWGDDGDPTVRISVDAWESYLEPAR
- the nthA gene encoding nitrile hydratase subunit alpha, with the protein product MSEHHHGHSHDHDHSELSDTELRVRALETILTEKGYVEPAALDILIETYETRVGPRNGARVVAKAWTDPAYRARLLKDATAAIAELGYTGRQGEHIVAVENTPATHNMIVCTLCSCYPWSVLGLPPVWYKSAPYRSRAVKEPRAVLADFGVTLPGDTAIRVWDSTAEIRYLVIPMRPDGTEGFSEDQLADLVTRDSMIGTGVAQPPAETV